One Chloroflexota bacterium genomic window carries:
- the efp gene encoding elongation factor P translates to MISGGELRKGIIIELDGTLYQVVNYQHVKMKRTALARVKLRDLSAGHTTERSFQSDDKLVRARLDSRPMQYLYNDEDVYYFMDVESFEQIEINRARLGDTLNYLKEGFIVEVSSYKGEVVDIESPVAVELEVTATEPGFKGDTATGGSKPATLETGLTLQVPLFINEGDVIKVDTRTGEYLERSS, encoded by the coding sequence ATGATCAGCGGTGGTGAACTGCGAAAAGGAATTATCATTGAGCTTGACGGCACGCTTTATCAGGTGGTGAACTATCAGCACGTCAAGATGAAGCGGACCGCGCTGGCACGTGTCAAGCTGCGCGACCTGAGTGCCGGCCATACCACCGAGCGCAGTTTCCAGTCTGATGACAAGCTGGTGCGGGCACGCCTTGATTCACGCCCGATGCAGTATCTCTATAATGATGAGGACGTGTACTATTTCATGGATGTGGAAAGCTTTGAGCAAATTGAAATCAACCGCGCCCGGCTGGGCGATACATTAAATTACTTGAAAGAGGGCTTTATCGTGGAGGTATCCAGCTACAAAGGTGAGGTGGTCGATATCGAATCGCCCGTAGCTGTGGAGCTTGAGGTTACCGCTACCGAGCCCGGTTTCAAAGGTGACACCGCTACCGGCGGCAGCAAACCGGCAACACTGGAAACGGGCCTGACGCTTCAAGTTCCGCTCTTCATCAATGAGGGCGATGTCATCAAGGTCGACACTCGTACCGGTGAATACCTGGAAAGGAGCAGTTGA
- the dprA gene encoding DNA-processing protein DprA gives MTDKDLKYWVGFSLIPGIGRVRFAQLENHFGSLEDAWQAASGELKKAGLDRNAVQAITTWIPKISLDDEMEKLSRYGVKVFTCNDEAYPSRLKEIYDYPPLLYIRGELLPQDEWCLAVVGTRRATVYGRQVTEEIVADLARSQITTVSGLAKGIDSVAHQAALDAGGRSIAVFACGLDIVYPSENADLARRIMQQGALISEYPLGTRPRADNFPRRNRIMSGLSMGVLVVEADITSGAMITARFALEQNREVFAVPGSILSPASRGTNHLIQEGAKLVRDYTDILEELNLMTIARQIEMKEILPASDTESLLLKQLSAEPIHIDEVCRSSGLPVSTVSSTLAMMELKGLVKQMGPMSYILAREVREEYRVRVD, from the coding sequence ATGACAGATAAAGACCTCAAATACTGGGTGGGTTTCAGCCTCATACCGGGCATCGGGCGCGTGCGTTTCGCCCAGCTAGAAAACCATTTCGGCAGCTTGGAAGACGCCTGGCAGGCAGCGTCCGGCGAATTGAAAAAGGCTGGCCTTGACCGCAATGCAGTACAGGCGATTACAACCTGGATACCAAAGATTTCTTTAGACGATGAAATGGAAAAACTGTCCCGCTACGGGGTAAAAGTCTTTACCTGTAATGACGAAGCGTACCCATCTCGGTTGAAAGAGATTTATGACTACCCGCCGCTGCTGTATATCAGGGGTGAACTGCTGCCGCAGGACGAGTGGTGTCTGGCGGTGGTCGGCACCCGGCGGGCAACCGTTTACGGGAGGCAGGTAACGGAGGAGATAGTGGCTGACCTGGCACGGAGCCAAATTACCACGGTCAGTGGCCTGGCCAAAGGCATCGATTCCGTGGCCCACCAGGCGGCGCTGGATGCGGGAGGCAGGAGCATCGCCGTCTTTGCCTGCGGGCTTGACATTGTCTATCCCAGCGAGAATGCGGACCTGGCCCGGAGGATTATGCAACAGGGCGCTCTCATCAGCGAATACCCTCTGGGCACAAGGCCAAGGGCGGACAACTTCCCCCGCCGCAACCGGATTATGAGCGGACTAAGCATGGGAGTGCTCGTCGTTGAGGCGGATATAACCAGCGGTGCCATGATAACGGCGCGGTTCGCGCTGGAGCAAAACCGCGAGGTATTTGCCGTTCCCGGCAGCATTCTTTCGCCGGCCAGTCGGGGTACAAATCATCTTATTCAGGAAGGTGCCAAACTGGTGCGCGATTATACCGATATCCTGGAAGAGCTTAACCTGATGACGATAGCGCGGCAGATAGAGATGAAAGAGATACTGCCCGCTTCCGACACGGAGTCCTTGCTGCTGAAACAATTGAGCGCCGAGCCAATTCATATCGATGAAGTTTGCCGCAGCAGCGGGCTTCCGGTGTCCACTGTCAGCAGCACTTTGGCGATGATGGAACTGAAAGGGTTAGTCAAGCAGATGGGACCGATGAGCTATATACTGGCCAGAGAGGTCAGGGAGGAATATCGAGTGAGGGTGGATTAA
- the topA gene encoding type I DNA topoisomerase, whose protein sequence is MAKNLVIVESPAKARTLLKILGSSYSLKASLGHIRDLPKSELGVDVENGFAPRYVVPKAKSKIVNELKKAVKNASTVYLATDPDREGEAIAWHLAEVTKSGRKPYRRVVFHEITSGAVKQAFQHSRSIDMQLVNAQQARRILDRLVGYKLSPLLWKKVRRGLSAGRVQSATVKIIVDREREIQGFVPVEYWTIEAELAKKGDKVPFRAMLIGLMDGAKVGIPNEQEASRVKGELEQASYRVYRVNMKKVNRQPAPPFITSTLQQEAWRKLRFTAKQTMAIAQQLYEGLPIDDEGSVGLITYMRTDSTRVASSAIAETRDYIGEKHGAQYLPSHTRIFRGTVRGAQEAHEAIRPTRIYREPSLVKKYLTASQYRLYDLIWKRMVASQMAAAVFDNTTVDIEAKCPETDYLLRTSSSVNVFPGFIVLYSESKDEADEEEKKGKLPSLRKNEDLKLLGIYLEQCFTQPSPRFTEATLVKMLEQWGIGRPSTYAPILSTIQDRGYVSKVRGCFQPTELGVLVNDLLNQHFADIIDIRFTASMEDELDDIVKKNRNWASVVQDFYTPFNKDLENAFQQAERVKLPVELTDETCPECGKPLAVKLGRYGKFLACSGYPECKYTKSYQLKTGVKCPECGGELVERVSKKKRIFYGCGNYPECTFAVFYKPLPDPCPKCGGLLTQHMGRYAKCTKCDYKGKLEREQ, encoded by the coding sequence ATGGCGAAGAATCTTGTAATCGTAGAATCACCGGCGAAGGCCAGGACACTGCTCAAGATACTGGGCAGCAGCTACAGCCTGAAAGCATCGCTGGGCCACATAAGGGATTTGCCCAAGAGTGAACTGGGTGTGGACGTAGAAAACGGTTTTGCTCCCAGATATGTGGTACCGAAGGCGAAAAGCAAGATCGTTAATGAGCTGAAAAAGGCAGTTAAAAACGCGTCCACAGTCTATCTGGCCACCGACCCTGACCGTGAAGGAGAGGCCATTGCCTGGCATCTGGCTGAAGTAACGAAATCAGGCCGCAAACCATATCGCCGCGTCGTTTTCCACGAAATAACCAGCGGAGCGGTCAAACAGGCGTTCCAGCACTCTCGCTCTATAGACATGCAGCTGGTCAACGCACAGCAGGCACGGCGCATCCTGGATAGACTGGTCGGCTATAAACTCAGCCCTTTGCTCTGGAAGAAGGTGAGGCGCGGCCTTTCCGCGGGGAGAGTCCAGTCTGCCACAGTGAAAATAATCGTGGACCGTGAGCGTGAGATACAGGGCTTTGTGCCGGTGGAGTACTGGACAATTGAAGCTGAACTGGCCAAAAAAGGAGATAAAGTTCCGTTCAGGGCCATGTTAATCGGCCTCATGGACGGCGCCAAGGTAGGCATCCCCAATGAGCAGGAAGCAAGTCGGGTTAAAGGAGAGCTGGAGCAGGCGAGCTATCGTGTCTACCGGGTCAATATGAAAAAAGTTAACCGTCAGCCGGCTCCCCCTTTCATTACCAGTACTCTGCAGCAGGAGGCCTGGCGCAAGCTGCGCTTTACCGCCAAGCAGACGATGGCGATTGCCCAGCAGCTTTACGAAGGTCTGCCCATTGACGATGAAGGGAGTGTGGGGCTTATCACCTATATGCGCACCGATTCTACCCGGGTGGCGTCTTCCGCTATTGCCGAGACCAGAGACTACATCGGGGAGAAGCACGGTGCCCAGTACCTGCCGTCTCATACCCGCATTTTCAGGGGGACTGTACGTGGGGCGCAGGAAGCGCATGAAGCCATCCGCCCTACCCGCATATACCGGGAGCCTTCGCTGGTCAAGAAATACCTGACGGCGAGCCAGTATCGACTCTATGACCTTATCTGGAAACGTATGGTAGCCAGCCAGATGGCGGCGGCTGTCTTCGATAATACTACCGTGGACATTGAAGCTAAATGTCCGGAAACCGATTACTTACTGAGAACTTCCAGCTCGGTGAATGTATTTCCCGGATTTATCGTCCTCTACAGTGAGAGCAAGGATGAGGCGGATGAAGAGGAAAAGAAGGGCAAATTACCCTCATTAAGGAAAAACGAGGACTTGAAACTTCTGGGAATATACCTGGAGCAGTGCTTTACCCAGCCGTCACCCCGCTTCACCGAGGCCACGCTGGTCAAGATGCTGGAGCAGTGGGGCATTGGCCGTCCCAGCACCTATGCACCGATCCTTTCCACCATCCAGGACCGGGGCTACGTAAGCAAGGTCAGGGGCTGTTTCCAGCCCACTGAACTGGGCGTTCTGGTAAACGACCTGTTAAATCAGCATTTCGCTGACATCATTGATATTCGGTTTACTGCCAGTATGGAAGACGAACTCGACGATATCGTGAAGAAAAACCGCAATTGGGCCAGCGTCGTTCAGGATTTTTATACACCATTCAATAAGGACCTGGAGAATGCTTTTCAACAAGCGGAGAGAGTAAAGCTGCCCGTTGAATTGACCGATGAGACCTGTCCGGAATGCGGCAAACCTCTGGCCGTAAAGCTGGGGAGATACGGTAAATTCCTTGCCTGCAGCGGTTACCCGGAGTGCAAGTATACGAAGTCATACCAGCTCAAGACGGGAGTTAAATGTCCCGAGTGTGGCGGTGAGCTTGTGGAACGGGTAAGCAAGAAAAAACGCATCTTTTATGGCTGCGGCAATTATCCAGAGTGTACGTTCGCCGTTTTCTATAAACCCCTCCCCGACCCCTGCCCCAAATGCGGTGGATTGCTGACGCAGCACATGGGCAGGTACGCCAAGTGTACCAAGTGCGACTACAAAGGGAAGCTCGAACGTGAGCAGTGA
- a CDS encoding PHP domain-containing protein, producing the protein MSQLLKADLHVHTEYSMDCSMPLNVIIERCQQLGINCIAIADHGTVEGALEMQRIAPFTVIVAEEILTPHGELMGMFLKESIPSGLSVEQTIAQIRAQGGIVCVPHSFDVFRPSALSDKIVEEIAQEIEVIEVFNARSLLHRSYEKALAFTNKYNIAQSAGSDAHTPGEIGNACVEMPEFEGRDDFLQALAKGKIIGHRTSPLTHFASAWNKLKNRTWR; encoded by the coding sequence TTGAGTCAGTTGCTGAAAGCAGACCTTCATGTCCACACCGAGTATTCGATGGACTGCAGTATGCCTTTGAATGTAATAATTGAACGGTGCCAGCAACTTGGCATCAACTGTATAGCCATCGCCGACCACGGCACGGTTGAAGGTGCACTCGAAATGCAGCGTATCGCCCCCTTCACCGTAATCGTTGCCGAGGAGATATTGACCCCGCATGGCGAATTAATGGGCATGTTCCTCAAAGAAAGTATCCCCAGCGGCCTCTCCGTGGAGCAGACGATTGCTCAAATCAGGGCACAGGGCGGCATAGTGTGCGTTCCGCATTCTTTTGACGTTTTCCGGCCGTCGGCCCTGAGCGATAAGATAGTTGAAGAAATCGCACAGGAAATTGAGGTCATTGAGGTCTTCAATGCCAGGAGCCTGCTCCACCGCAGTTACGAGAAGGCGCTGGCTTTTACCAATAAATACAACATTGCCCAGAGTGCCGGCAGCGATGCCCATACACCGGGTGAGATAGGCAATGCCTGTGTAGAAATGCCGGAGTTTGAAGGTCGTGATGACTTTCTTCAAGCGCTGGCCAAGGGCAAAATCATCGGCCACCGGACCAGTCCTTTAACTCACT
- the xerC gene encoding tyrosine recombinase XerC: protein MQEALNKYVNYLEAERGLSPYTVRNYTMDLIGNYARGSEKGFFQFLRVKQIDSLDEVDKQVLRDYMAWLMEQGVVKSSIARKLSAIRSFYRYLLREEKVSANPLEKVSSPKLDRRLPSFLTAEETVRLLEAPDLSTPQGLRNRALLELLYASGMRVSELESLNLEQLNMETKEIRVWGKGSKERMVLIGEPAAHALNNYLVQGRPVLLGKKKTNAVFLNQYGGRLPARRIQKILDRCARKAGIEKRVHPHVLRHTFATHLLDGGADLRVVQELLGHAQLATTQVYTHVSQSQARKIYQSAHPMARKRDNGVENE, encoded by the coding sequence ATGCAGGAAGCACTGAATAAATATGTGAACTATCTGGAAGCGGAGCGAGGGCTCTCGCCGTATACGGTGCGAAATTACACCATGGACCTTATCGGCAACTACGCACGCGGTTCAGAGAAAGGCTTCTTCCAATTTCTCAGGGTTAAACAGATTGATTCGCTCGACGAAGTGGACAAGCAGGTCCTCCGCGACTACATGGCGTGGCTTATGGAGCAGGGCGTGGTCAAGAGCAGCATCGCCCGCAAGCTGTCGGCCATCCGCTCCTTCTACCGTTATCTGCTGAGGGAAGAGAAAGTGTCGGCCAATCCGCTGGAAAAAGTTTCCTCCCCGAAGCTGGACCGTCGTCTCCCGTCTTTTCTCACCGCAGAAGAAACAGTGCGACTCCTGGAAGCACCCGACCTGTCAACTCCTCAAGGGCTGCGTAACCGGGCCCTGTTGGAATTGCTCTATGCTTCGGGGATGCGGGTCAGCGAGCTGGAGAGCCTGAACCTCGAGCAGTTGAATATGGAAACAAAGGAAATCCGGGTCTGGGGCAAGGGTTCAAAGGAGCGAATGGTGCTCATCGGTGAGCCGGCAGCGCATGCCTTGAATAACTACCTCGTACAGGGGCGTCCTGTTTTGCTGGGTAAGAAGAAGACAAACGCCGTTTTTCTCAATCAGTATGGCGGGCGGCTGCCAGCACGAAGGATACAGAAAATTCTGGACAGATGCGCACGGAAAGCTGGCATCGAGAAGAGAGTTCACCCCCACGTTCTCAGGCACACCTTTGCCACCCACCTTCTCGATGGCGGTGCCGATTTAAGGGTCGTTCAGGAGCTGCTCGGCCATGCCCAGCTGGCGACCACTCAGGTGTATACTCACGTCAGCCAGAGTCAGGCGCGGAAGATATATCAGTCCGCCCACCCGATGGCCAGAAAGAGAGATAACGGGGTTGAAAACGAATAA
- a CDS encoding aminopeptidase P family protein: protein MPSWRPLRCILTSARVRRGRYISPPTRWPEREITGLKTNNRLSRLRQRLAELEVDAIFVSQPENRRYLSDFDGSAGYLLITDKDAVIATDFRYIEQVKQQSPDYRLFQIAGDMLDWFPELIADLRGQKLGLESQYISLAMHRQISDIMKKMESAPKSVFLEGLVESLRAIKDAEEIELIARAADISDKAFGYIEQNIKAGMTEKEVAWEVEKFMREHGSQAVPFDIIVASGPNAALPHARPSERVIQKGEPVLMDFGARVNGYASDLTRTICLGEPDDNFKKVYDVVLGAQLAAIELLKEGMTGEQADNLARTVITEAGYAEAFGHALGHGVGLAAHEAPRLGPGSGEKLVSGMVFTIEPGIYLPGWGGVRTEDLVVLENGKLRVLSKARKT from the coding sequence ATGCCCAGCTGGCGACCACTCAGGTGTATACTCACGTCAGCCAGAGTCAGGCGCGGAAGATATATCAGTCCGCCCACCCGATGGCCAGAAAGAGAGATAACGGGGTTGAAAACGAATAACCGGTTGTCGCGGTTGCGGCAGAGACTGGCCGAACTGGAAGTTGATGCCATCTTTGTCTCCCAGCCGGAGAACCGTCGCTACCTTTCTGACTTCGACGGCTCTGCCGGGTATTTACTCATCACCGATAAGGACGCTGTTATCGCCACGGACTTTCGCTACATAGAACAGGTTAAACAGCAGTCTCCAGACTACCGGCTGTTCCAGATAGCTGGTGATATGCTCGACTGGTTTCCCGAGCTAATCGCTGACCTTCGGGGTCAGAAACTTGGTCTTGAGTCCCAGTATATATCGCTTGCTATGCATCGTCAGATAAGCGATATAATGAAAAAAATGGAATCTGCTCCCAAATCTGTCTTTTTGGAAGGATTGGTGGAATCGCTGCGAGCGATTAAGGACGCTGAGGAAATCGAGCTCATCGCCCGGGCCGCGGACATAAGCGATAAAGCCTTTGGGTATATCGAGCAAAATATAAAAGCTGGCATGACTGAAAAAGAGGTGGCCTGGGAGGTGGAGAAATTTATGCGTGAACATGGCAGTCAGGCGGTGCCGTTTGACATCATTGTTGCTTCCGGCCCCAATGCTGCCCTGCCCCATGCCCGACCTTCGGAGCGTGTTATTCAGAAAGGAGAGCCGGTGCTCATGGATTTTGGCGCCAGGGTAAACGGCTACGCCAGCGACCTGACCCGTACCATCTGCCTTGGCGAACCTGATGATAATTTCAAAAAAGTGTACGACGTCGTTCTTGGTGCGCAGCTGGCGGCGATAGAACTCCTCAAGGAAGGTATGACCGGGGAGCAGGCAGACAACCTGGCGCGGACGGTTATTACTGAAGCTGGCTATGCTGAGGCTTTCGGGCATGCGCTGGGTCACGGAGTCGGTCTGGCGGCGCATGAGGCACCGCGCCTCGGGCCGGGCTCCGGTGAGAAACTGGTTTCCGGCATGGTGTTTACCATTGAACCTGGTATCTATCTCCCCGGCTGGGGCGGGGTCAGGACTGAAGATTTGGTTGTTCTGGAGAACGGAAAACTGAGAGTACTTTCGAAAGCGAGGAAGACGTAA